The genomic DNA GCTCCTTAAGGGCTTACTGTGGGCCACGTTCTGTGCCAGGATCCGGCACGGCTCGTCTGTGTCAGTCTTTGCCTCCATCCTGAGATGGGTCCCTTGATCTCCACAATGTAAATAGGGAAACTGGGGTTTGTGGGGTCAGGTGACTTGACCAGGCTCAGCCAGCCAGCCTAGTGGCAGATCTGGGGTTTGGACCCCAGTCGGTCTCAGTAGAGCTGATGTGGGCACAGAAACTTCAAGGTCATCTTCAGTCATGTTCACCCTGGGGACCTGGCTGCTCCCGTGGCCCCAAGCCCAGGGCACACAGTAGATGCCTGCTTCCCAGGAGCCTTGAGGGAACAGCCCTTCCCCCCTCCAATGTCTCCTCCCCTGGGGGACCCAACTCCCACCCCAGCACCTGGCCTCTTCCTGACCTCTGTCGCCTCCCCTTGGCAGTTGACCTGCTGGCGCTGTGACCAACCCCTGCATTGTCCCCCTGGGGGCCAGAGCCCGCCCAGGAGAGAGCCCAGACCCGGTAATTGATTGACCTTTGATTGACGCAGGCAGCGGTTCAAGCCGCGGATAAAGCTGCAGGCCAGCCAGGCCTGGGAGCTGCCAGAGACCAACAGATACAGAGCCAAAGTCTCTGTCCAAGTTCAGACACTTTATCTGCACTTCCTCTGAAACTAAGCCACCCCCAGCTGCAGGAGAAACCCATACACATGGGCAGTAAATAAAGCTGGGGCTCGGGAGAGGCAGGTGGGACAGAGTGTGGGAACCCCAGGGATGGGGGGGTGAGTCCCTGGCCAGCTAGTCAGTAGGCCAGCGCCCTCACCCCTACTCTCCTTGTTCCCTAGTCAGTCACATAGGGAAATAATCCCCCCAGGATGGCTGAGCACGGCAGTTGTCAAAaaaatgcctggtacatagtaggagCTTCATAGAGGTAACTAGCTCTCATTCCAGTGATGGCCACTCTGCCATTTCTGGAATCCactccatgtgccaggcactgggctaagtgcGTGCCGTGCAGGAGCTCGGCCAGTCCTCACGGTGACCCTGCAGGAGAGTCACCATCACACCCCGGCTGGAGGCTCAAGTGGCAGGGTGGCccagaacccaggcagtctgctcCAGCCCTGCCATGTCATCACAGACCAGCGGAAAGCAGTGGGGTTTCCTGAGGGGCGGCGCCCATGTGGCTTTGCCCCAGGAAGGACCGGCCCTCTCACCAGGCTGCTCTCCGCAGGGCCGCTCCAGGACCTGTCACTCGGGGTCACACcacagccccccagcccctcaccagaCTCCAAAGGTTCAAGGAGGGGTCTCTGCCGTGCCCCCCGCAGGGCCCCTCCGGCCTGAAGGGGAGCCTGGAGCATGGGATCGTAGGCCTGCCTGGCCCTCCCGAGGCCCACAAGCCTGTACCACATCCTCTCACGTCGGCTCACACCCCAGCCACAGCGCTGTCCCAGCCAGGGCACCGCCCCAGCCACGGCGCTGACCACAGGGACCTCCGGCCCATCTGGCCCTGCCCccgttccccacccccagccctgtgggGAAAAAGCTTCAGGACCGTGCTGCCTGCAGGGTTCCCAGAACCCCATCTTCCCTGTGCTGCGTCACTTCCAACCACTGACTCGTTTGTGAACTATTTATACCCCTCACACCAACTGCTCCGTGCTCCGGGCAGACGGCTCAGTGCTGCGGGCCTCACCGGGACAGCTGGACGCGGGCTGGCACGGAGCAGGTGTGCAGGCTGGAGCTGGGCTTCCGCCCCCTTCCTTtactgctctgtgaccttgggcaggtcacttaacctctctgagcctccattatataaggttattatgaggattaagtaCAATAAAGTATGTGAAGTTCCCGGCACATTTCTATTCGTTGTTCAAGGTCGTGCGGAGCTTACATATCCctagggatgggggaagggaactGGGGAGCCCTGAGGAAGGCACAGAAATGAGGTGTGTGTTTACGCAGGAGCACCGAGACCAGGACGTAGATTTCTGCAGCTCAGCCCCTCTGTGTCACGCTATTGTCGCCAGCACTCACCCAGGCAGCTTGAGGCCTGGGGCTACGCTGGCTCCTCTAGGCTCAGAAAGCCCATTTTAGCCCTGAGAACgtgcttcccaccccccaccaggaGGCCTTCAGGGCAGGTGTTTGGTTAGCCTGATAAGAGGGCCCACATCCGTCATGATATGATGGGCTCTGCCCCAGCAGCACCTCCCCAGTGGGGACTGGACCCCGAGGCCATCTCTGACCCAAGCTCTTACCACAAGGAGGCCAGTGAGAGGGACATTTAGACAACCCCcgccccatacacacacacacacacgtacacacacgtacacacactgTCCCCATGTCTGCTGGGCCGTTGGTGGTAGAAAACAGACCTGCAATGTGCAGACACACTTTTATCACCTCATCAGTGTTCCAGCCCTTTCCAGCCACCAAGCCAcatcccgccccacccccacaggcaCACCCTCACAAACTGTTCCCTGAATTGGCCCCAGGCCACCTCCCAGCAAACTACAAGTGGACCTCCCTCCCGCGGCCCTGCCCTGTGACACCTGctaccttctgcctctctcctgggtggaggcaggagtgggggagagggggccaGTAGAGATGCCAGGCTGgccctggagatagcatcagagtcatcccctcccccccgcaaTCCGTACCCCCGCAGTGTCGTGAATTCTTCCTCCCTGCTGGTTCCCGTCCAGGACAGGCAGGCTGTGGCTTCCGCTTCCTTAGGCATCGCACTGGTCCAAACCTTAGCGCTGTTCAACGAACGTGTCAGAGGCCGCAGGCCATACAGGGAGTTACTCGTCATCAGAGGTAACCAAGCAGTAGCCACACCTCGGGACTTCGCTTGGACCGAGGTCCCTTCCAGCTGCAATAGGGTGACAGGCTCCTCGCAGTCCAGCCCTCGGTGCTCTGACCCGTCGGGATGTCCTCAGCCTCCGCTTGGCTCCCACAGGTACGACGCTGGCCGGGACGGCTTCATCGACCTGATGGAGCTGAAGCTGATGATGGAGAAGCTCGGAGCCCCGCAGACCCACCTGGGCCTGAAGAACATGATCAAGGAGGTAGATGAAGATTTTGACAGCAAGCTCAGCTTCCGGGAGGTGAGCCCACTCCCCGTGGTGCCGCGGGcgaggagggagggacagccaTGCCCTCACGGGGTCGACACTTACTGCGTGACTTCTGTACACCTGACTCTGGGGGGCTTTGGGAATCCAGGGGAAGGCCCTgtgctcctggggtcctggaatacAGAGGGGGAGatgcccagagagggaaagggcagGGTGCTGTGACGCAGGAGACGAGGGGGACGGGAGGGAGTGACATGCCCTGCGTCCGAGACGGgccaggctctgcgctgggtgacTTCACGCTCCGGGTGTCGGTCCGCCCTCACTCTGGGGCGGGAGCCATGAGCAAGCCTGTTCcttggaggaggaaatggaggctcacgGCCAGAAAACAGCAGTGCCAGACCCCAGGCAGCCTCGGGTGAATGACCGTGGTGGCCTCCCTGGACAAACTAGCAAGAAGCCGAGAGGAGGCAGGGCAAGAGAACGGCGGTGGGGAGGCCGTGCCCGATGATGGTGTGGAGTCAGGGCATGGGTTCAGACCCTTCTTCTGTCACCTCCTGCTGGTAAGATTCGGGGcaggtttttttccttgtctctgaGTCTTccagtctgtaaaatgggcacaatccTATACCTTGAGGACTCAGACTCAGTAAATTGGTTTGGGGAACAGGGGAGACAAAGATACGAGGTAGGTTGGGGCTCTTCCTGGGAGCCGAGTGTGGGCACACTGGCCTGCGGTAGCCCCGGATCCTGGGAGAGCAGGAGATGGGTCACCTTGCCTCCCATGGTACAGATGGGCAGACCGAGGCCTAGAGCATGGCAGGAGAGAGCCCAGACCTCTGGCCCCTTGGCCCTCCGACAACGTGCTTTTCTCTCTATCGCAGTTCCTCCTGATTTTCCGCAAGGCAGCGGCTGGGGAGCTGCAGGAGGACAGCGGGCTGCACGTGCTCGCCCGCCTCTCCGAGATCGATGTCTCCACTGAGGGCGTCAAGGGGGCCAAAAGCTTCTTCGAGGCCAAGGTGAGGATCCTGAGGCCAtgtggagcccagggtggggggcgcTCAAGGACAAGAGTGCCCAGGCTGGGGAGGACAGGACTCTGAGTTATCCCCAGGGTCAGTGCTCACCGTCGTGGCCTTGCTGAGACTGCGGACAGGAGACGGGGCGCTGACGCCAGGGCTGGCCTGGGCGAGGCCCACAGCGCTCCTGGCTTCTGTCCCCTTCCAACCAGGTTGGGATCCCTTCTGGCGTCTCCTTTCTGTCCCTGGCCCGCCGAACCACTACCCCCAAAGGACTAGTCCTTGAAATGTGGGCCCGGGAAATGGCAGAGCAGGCCCCGAAACACAGCGCATTGGCCCATGGGCCTCTCCGAGagcccagccccaccagccctgggcctggaggggaggtgggcccCAGAGGCACCGTCCCGGAGCTGTACACACTTAGATGGAGGGGGAATATAGCTCGTGGATTCTGACCTCCCGGGGCACCTGCTTttccttgtttctccctctccccctgttaaCTACGAACATGGCTTCTGAAGGCCACCTCCCGCCTCCCTCTGGGCTTCTGGGTTTGATGGGATGTTCCAGGGTTCATCAGTGGGACCTGGTATGCATCTGGGCTTCCCGGGACAGGAAGCAGGATAAGAATAGCaacttcagggggcgcctgggcggcccagtcagtgaagcatctgccttcggctcaggtcatgatctcggggtcctgggatcgagccttgtgtccagctccctgctcaggggggtgtgcctctccctctccctctgctcctccctccagctcgtgctctccacccacccccaaagaaataagtaaaaattaaaaaaaaaaaaaaaaaaaaaggagcaacaTGGAAGCTCGCACTTACAGGGCTCACTCTAGGCAGCAGCCACCGAATGTGATCTGGCTTCCGATCCACTCAATGAATTCGCAAGTCAGTTATgcatgggaaactgaggctcagagaggtcagcgAGGCCCCTGGCCCCCGGCCAGAGCTAGCAAGAGGCAGAGCGGTAgcgggcaggcagggggagagtcGCGGGACTGGGAGCCCAAGAGCCCACAGTGGCGGCACAGACACCCCTCCCGCCCTGACCCCGTCGCCCCGACTCCACCGCAGGTCCAGGCCATCAACGTGTCCAGCCGCTTCGAGGAGGAGATCAAGGcggagcaggaggagaggaagaagcaggcggaGGAGATGAAGCAGCGGAAGGCGGCCTTCAAGGAGCTGCAGTCCACCTTCAAGTAGCAAGGGGCTGCGGCCTGACTGCGCGGCCCCGGCCCTGGCGCCCGGTCCAGCCAGCAGCGGGGGCGGACTGGAGGCCAAGCCTGAGTCCCGGGCTCTGTCTAAAGGGACCACACTGAAAACCTACAAAGTCTGTGAACGGAGCCAGCTGAGGGGGGCCCCAGGTGGCCCGGCgccccctgctcccttcccctgtTCCCGAGGCCGGGCCACCAGTGCTGGCTCCTTGCCTGGCCCAGCCCTCTCCTGCGATTCCTGCGTGTCTCTCGCCCCCGGCCGCCCTCTGCCCGCTCCAGCTCCAGCGCTGCAGTGCTCtgagcccagcccctggccctgggGCGCTCCCTGCCCCGGGTGCCTGCCCTCGCacgctctcctcctccctgcccagcccagcgGCCACCTGCCCTGAACCTGCAGGCCGCGCTGCCCCTGGAGCCCTCCGAGCCGCTTCCAAGCCTGGGGGAGGACAGGCGGCAAGAATGTGGGGGGCTCTGGCTCCAGTAGAGCAGGACCGAGGGGCTAATCAGAGGCACTAGGGCTCCCCACCCCCGACGACTGTTCCTACAGCCCTGCCTCCTCTTtctgctggtggggggggggggggcttctgttCTGGCAGAGGGACCCAGGCCCCTGCACCCCATGTTCCCACGGAGGCCCCAGCGCTCTGGGACCCAGCCAGGCAGGGTGAGGGGGCAGCTGTGCCGATCTACCTCACGGGCCCACACTCTGCCGGCCGTGCCATGGATCATGGGCAGGGAAGGCTCTGGGGGAAGAAGCGCCACTCCCTAGTCTCCCTGGAACCACGTGAGGGTCCCAGGGGCTctggagagagcagggtggggaggagggattgGCCCCTTCACGGGGAAGGAAACCAGCACCCGGCTTCATTCTCCAGGGCACGTCCAAGAAGTGCTTTAAGTGGTTTGCACGGACCAGGCGGTGGGGAGCAGGGCCTTGCTTGGCCCCTTCATGCCATCCTTCCCCAAGTGATGGGCACCGCCTTGTCACCAGCGACGGGACCTGTCCCGTCAACAGCCCCCCCCCGCGAGGAAGCATGGGGACCCCAGCCCTCCCTGTGCCCAACCCCAGACAGGCGACGGCCAAGCCTGTGCCACCAGCCCAGTCCCATGCGGCTTCCAGTGTGCTCACTTCCGTGCGTGCGTGTCCGTGTGTGCGCGTCTGTGTCCGTTGCCGTGTCGTGAAACTATGCCTGTCACCCAGTCCAAACAAGTGAATGGCCATCAAGGCCACGGTTATGCAACTTTCGGTGTGTGTCATGACGTCACTGCTTTTTAAACTTGATAActctttattttagtaaaatgCCCCAAGAGTCCACAAAACTCCTGTTGGATTtgcagaggttttatttttttggccttAGAATCTGCAGAAATTAGGAGGTActgaccccagtgcagcagccTTGGCCCTGGATTGCGTTTGCCTTAGCGGATGTGTTTATACAGATGAAtataaaaagttctttttctttggcttactgctttttttcccctcccttctcaccTTCCCCGAAAGAAAGCTACTTCTTCATTTGGTggtacaattattttttttaactaaaataagataaaagtcTATATTCTTATGTGTGTGTGGTTCTTGTtggttggtggggggaggggaggggaggggctgggagggggggagaggctgggagagggaggaagggcaaggtCACCTGGCGGTGCTGGGGCAGCATTTGCTCAGGTGGCTTCCATGTCCTGTCAGAGGCCCCGGGAGGAGACTCTTCCTAACGGGGGAGGTTGGGCGTGACCCCCACCGCCTATCACCAGGGTCTCCACTCGGTTAATCCTCACGACCAGGGCATGAGGGGTGCTGTTTTATTTCCCAGAGGGTGTCCCAGAGGCACACAGGCTGGAGGGAGACAGGGCTGGGCGGGGGACAGGATGCAGGACCAGGCCCTCAGCCCacagcccatccccctccccctccagtcaCCTGCCAGGCAAGTTCAGAGGAGGGCATGCACTGGAAGGGGGTTCCAGATGGATGCCCCCTAGAGCCCCCCAGTATTCTCTCCCATGCAGAGACACCTCAACCCCCAGCCCTCCCAACACACAGGACAGGCTGGGGTGGTAGCGTGATGAGGAAAGACCCGAGGTACTCCCTGTGTGGCATTGGACGGATCAGGCTCCTATTGGgtctcagtctccccatctgttcAAAGCGAGGGTGGGCTAAGGTGTCTAGGGTCTTCCGAGCCCTGCAGTTTCCAGGTACCCAGTACAACCGGAGTTCTGGTGTAGGAGTGTGGGATTAGGCTGGGCATCGCTGCCCCCAGGTGGACGTGGGTGGTATTGCAGCAGCCTCTGGCTCCCTCACCTGCCCCGTGAGGGGAGGACAGGGAGCGTCCTTGGAGTGTTTCCTGGGGAATGCCACCCCCACACGCCTCCCAATGTCTAAGATGCCACCATCATTAACACAGCCTTTTGGTAACCCTTCCCCAAGAGGGAAGAACGTCAGAACCCCTGACGTCTGAGCTCAGAGGGTCTCAGAACAAAGGGATAGAGGACACTAATTGGGAAGGACTAAAATTCAAGCTTGAGAACACCCCGTCCCGCTGGGCCCGTGATGAATGTGGGCCTCGAGCCCTCGGAATGTGAGAGACACGGTCCCACTGTCCCACGCCAGGACCCCCCACCACAACAGGTCTCAGCCAGAAGGGGGCCCTTAGCTTTGGCCCGCACGAGACGCCCACTCCAGCCCCGGCACAGGGATAAGGCTGCGGAGGGAAGAGCCCCAGAGTAACTCAGGGCCCGAGAGTGGGAAAGTACATGgttcctccatcccctcccaggccccatcCTCTCGGCCCCCATCGCCAAACACTGAAACCCCTCAGTGAGCCACCAGACCTCCTCTGAACCCCCAATACTTCTATCCGGTTCTAAGGAGAAGCActgccagcttctccctctcacccccgcTGGCCCCTTGGTGGCCTCACCCAAGAAACAGCTGCCACCTGAGAGTCCTGTCCCAGCCGCTAGATACTATGGGCCCCAGTCAGTGGCACCTGCCCTGTTTCTCAGGCTCTCACCACCCCCACACTCCCAACCTTGGCACCGCGTCTCCTGAGGCCCCCCTCCGGCAGCTCAGCCTTTGCCGAGTCACCCTTGATTATTTTTCCAGGACAGTCTGACCCtgagtgtctgggagactctgCAGCCCAGGCCCCGGGAGTACCCACTCTGGGTCCTGGAAAGCACAGAGGTCAAGGGGATGAGGATGGGATCCCAGCATTCTCACACCCTCAAGTCCTCAAGTTCATTCTGGACATGGAATCTGTCAAGAAGGAATCCTTTCTCAATCTGCAGCGCCACTGAGCTCCCAGCCCGAACGAACCTCTTCTCGTTCAGGGACCCTCGGAGGAACCCTTACTGCCCTGCCCAGCCGATTAGGGTCTAACCCTGCAGCTCCAGCCCGAGCACAAGGTCTGTGCATGGCAGGTGCTCAGCGCAcgcgggagggaggaagggagggatggatagatgggtagatggatgggtggacggaCGGACAGATGGCTTCTGGGTACACAGTATGTCAGCACCTCACAGACTCTGCACACAAAATGGTCAAGTCTTTAATCGAGTTAATCCAGGAAATCCGGTCCACAGGGCTCCCCTCTGCAGAcagtcacccccccccaccccaccccatggcAGCTGCTTCAGCTCTGATAACCCACCAAGGCCAACAAATCAGGTCAGCCCCCCACATGTCACCACTGTAACTGAGGCATTCGGGACCACTGGAGTAATGGCATCCCCTGACCAGGGCTCCCTGCATCGAGGCCAAGTCGGCAGGGGTTGCCACTGGTTCCCACCTCTGCCCAGCTGCTTCCAGTGAGAACACGGTTTCGTCCCCGGCTACCCCAAGGCACAGCCAGAGGTGCCTCCAGGGCCTGGAGAAGGCTCCGATCATCCACAGAACGTTCCCCGAAGTCTCATCCCATCACTCAGTCGCACATAACCTGACGTAAGGAGGGGTCACGGCCAGGGCTAACAGGTCCGTCCACACTGTGGCCACAGTGCTGGGGTCCACAATATCTTTAGGGCCCAGGAAAATCCTCTAGTTTCTTATCAAATCAGCAGAGAAAGAATGACTACAATCCAGGCTTCTATTATATGATACCAGCTTAGATGAGATTAGTCTTTATACCTCTGCAGTCATAAAACAtgctttttaagtattttttgagggaggaagggggccaCAAAGGCAAAGGGCCCAGTGATGTCCAGACTCGAGCTTTCTCGTAAGAACCAGACAACAGCACGAATAGCAGCTGACACGTACGTAGAGCTTCCTGGACGCCAGGCACTCCCTGCAGTGAGAGGTGGCACCATGTTTAacccccattttacggatgaaggcacagaagcccagagaggttgagtcattaacacaaggtcacacagccaggaagcgAAGGCTCCTTGGCGAGTATGGCCAGCAGTGGGCAAGTCAGGAGACTGTTTTATCTCTGAGCGGAAACCAGCAAACGCCCACACGTAGAAGACTGGTTCATCATTTCCCCAGTTGCTCCAGAGAAACTGAGGTCcttgggcacttgggtggctcagtcagtgaagcggctgccttcggcttgggtcatgattcccagggtcctgggatcgagccccacgtggggctccctctcagcagggagtctgcttctccttctgcctgccgctccccccgcttgtgctctctctctgacaataaataaatgaaatctttaaaaaagagagagagagagaaactgaggcccaaaaaCCTTGCCCAAGATCCGGGTCCCTAACTGAGCCAGCAACCAGGAgccttctctcctgctgcccgAGCCCTGTCGCTCCCAAGATCTGCCACGAAGCTCGGTCCTCATCTCTGTGTCCCACATCAGTTTGCAGGTCAGGCAGGCCCTTTGCAGAGCTTGGCCACCATCTGCTCTGGGTCTGAGGTCGATTGGTAGCTGCTGACCCTGCCATCAGACCAGCCTCTCTAACACAACAGACAGTTCCCCACAGCCTGAGATCCCCAACACCCCAGGCCTGGGGCCTGAGATCATCACAGCAAGACAGGCCCCCTTATCCATACGCTTACACTCCCTGtctttatgtctctttttatcAAAAACTGTCTTGATTTTTATATTACCAAAGTAATgcatgcttgtttttaaaaaagaatctaagcTGTATCAATGACATAAATTCGAATCCTTCCTTACCCTCAGATACCCCCCGTTAACAGCAGAGTGTAGAGTTTTCTGCATTGTTTTATTAGGAAACAATTCCTTAGCTGAGCAGTGGGCTCAGTTCAAAAAACGACTTCCGAGGAGCATCGGGTGAgtagaagggggagggagagcaggatcTAACTGAGTGGGCTCAAGTCAGGCCTTGGGGGAAACGGTTTACTACAAGGCCCTACAAGGGACGAGCTGACGCCAAACCACCAGGGCTCTGGATAGACATTCTGGACACGCAGTGCTTTGGACCCACAGCAAACCCCACTGCAAACCCAGATCTGCCACTTGACACTGACATTCAAGTCGTGGAGCCTTGGGACTGACAGGAGCCCGGGACGCATCTGGTCCTACGTGcccattttagagaaagggaaaccaaGACTTTGCAGGGAGAGAACTGGGCTGGTTCTGGGGAAGAATTTGGCCAACTGAGCACCTTCTCAGCCTCCATCTGGGGCAGGAAGGCAGGGGGTACCCCAAGACCAGACAATATTAGTTGAAAGAGGGAGAacgaagaagagaggaagagagaggaggaaacagcATACCACTGCAGGATGAACCCCAGCCCCGTGTCAGAAGTCCTGACTTCAGACCCTGGCTCTGGTGCTGCCCCACTGGCTGACCCTGGGCAGTCGCCGACCCTCTGAGTCTCggcttcctcctctttcttgagTGGATAAAAGCATCTCCTGCGTGTTGTTGGGACAACCGAGTGACTGCAAGAAGTGCCAGGCACAATGCCCAATAGACGGTAACTAAGAGAATGAGTTAGGGAGAGAGGATGAGAACAGGCTCcaggcagagaggtgggggaggtcCCCCAAACCCACAAGCTGCAGAATTTGCTGTCTCAGGAGATTTGGGAAACCCATGCCTCTGAGCCAACCCCATCTCCTGCCCACATTAAACAGTAACCACCCAAGGTCAGGGAAAGGGCCTTGTCAGAACAGGTTTCTTCCCAAGGGGCGGCTCAGCCTTGAGCAGGTGGGCCTACCCCCACACCTGCCTATAAGTGCGTCCCCCGCCCGCCTCAACAGCCACTCGTTCCTCCGCCAGTCCCACTAGCAGGATGTTGGGTGTCACTGTCCTCGCCACGCTCCTGGCCTTTGGTAAGCTGTGGGTTGGGGACAAGCTGCAGCCGGCAGTCTCCGGGGACAAGGAGAGGCGCAGGGGGCCCAGGAAAGGCATTCTGGGGTGACCAGCTGCAGGTCAGACAAGCCACTCACCTGCTCGGCAACTCTGCCTCCATACCCACAGAATAGGGCTGAGGACGTGATCTGGGGACACAGCCACTGCCCGTCCTGGGCTTACTCCAGGGACCAGAAAGGCCTAGCTTTCCTAGTGTTGGCATCTCTGCCTTGGGGACTGGTGCTTGTGCTCACCCCTTTCGGGGGCCTTCTCCCAGACAGGGATCAAGGAAGTTGGCTTGAATGTCACTTACCCTCAGCGGGACCTTGACAAGCCACTTCACCTCTCAAAATCTCACTGGCTCTTTTGACAAATGTGAGCACTTGATTAAGAGTCCTTCcagctaacaacaacaacagtcaTGAATAATCATAGCAGCTCCTGTTTGCTGCAtggttactatgtgccagtcactgtgctaaGCCCTTTACATGCAGGAGCTAATACGATCCTGGAGAGGCAGGGCCTATCAAtaccaccattttacagatgaggaactgagacTCAGTGAGGCGCGGTAGCGTCCCTAAGATCACGTGACTGGTTAACagtagagctggaatttgaatccgGGTCTGTCTCCGTGCAGAGCACACGCTCTTGACCACCCCACACAGCTCCCAGCTACGACAGGCTGGACCCCTGGATTCGGTGCTCACACCCCCCCCCATTATGCTGTGGTCTAGAAAGGGACCACAGGGTAAGGATGAAGGACACAGGTAGACTcgggcacgcacacacaccctagttttatatttccttcaatGTATTAACATTCACTCTGCTCCAAGCCTTTCACTAAAGTCTTCATGTGCATTGTCTAATTTCAGTCCTCAGGACAAACTCATCAGGTTAGTGCCATTCTTCCCATTTCAGAGaaagggaagctgaggcccagagagctagATATCTTCCCCAAAGCCGTGCAGTTAACACCTGAACCTATGTCTGCCCCGCCCCAAAGTCTGtgctcttcccacccaccccctccccactggggATGCCGGCCCCTCTCACCTGTGCGCTTCCTCTTCTGGgtcccccagcctccagctgcgGGGTCCCCATTTTCCAGCCCAATCTATCCGCCCGAGTGGTGGGAGGAGACAATGCCAGGCCCCACAGCTGGCCCTGGCAGGTAAGCATGCTGCTGCCGGGGTGGGAGGCGGGCTGGAGAGGGTGGCGGGGTGCGGGTCCCGGGGCTGACGCCTGGCCATCCCGCACCTCGCCCCAGATCTCTCTCCAGTACCTCAAGAATGGTACGTGGAGGCACACATGCGGCGGAACCTTGATTGCCAACAACTACGTCCTCACAGCTGCCCACTGCATCAGGTGAGCGGGGCTGGCGCCTGGGAGGCCCCGCCATCGCCCTGGGGTGGGAGCCTGAGAAGCTGCTTTTATTGAGCGCCTACTGCACActccaggcactgggctaaatAAGCTGCTCACATCCAGTAACTTCGTGGTTCACTT from Ailuropoda melanoleuca isolate Jingjing chromosome 11, ASM200744v2, whole genome shotgun sequence includes the following:
- the EFHD2 gene encoding EF-hand domain-containing protein D2 — protein: MELKLMMEKLGAPQTHLGLKNMIKEVDEDFDSKLSFREFLLIFRKAAAGELQEDSGLHVLARLSEIDVSTEGVKGAKSFFEAKVQAINVSSRFEEEIKAEQEERKKQAEEMKQRKAAFKELQSTFK